The Argiope bruennichi chromosome 9, qqArgBrue1.1, whole genome shotgun sequence nucleotide sequence AGGCCGGATCTTTGCACTCTTGAACCGCGCTCAGATGacaagaacgacacctgagcagtCACcatcctctccacaccacaccagcgggaggacgtttggttccGCCGGATTtcacgtgcaccagacctgcttacacgacgattcttgatggaatcgggcctcgaacctgaaaccctccggttccgaagccgagcccttaccaccagaccaccgatAAAGTTTTGAGGCGAACACTCTGGCTGGTTTTCAAATAAACAGTAAAACTCAagggaaaacaaaacaaaaaataaaattctttatttgtacaTTCATATGCAGATAAATTGTTTAAGACTTGCATAAAACATAAGCTACCTTATATTCATCATACGATTTCGCACCTGCATTTTCTAATCACTTACTTAGCGGTGACCTTCACagcatataaaatatctttactcaGCACGAATATGCATTCCGGACTGACCCGCAATCCCAACATTCTATCGCACTCTTCCAGCGACACAACATACTGTTTTGCTATATGGGCGATGGATTCACCGGTTTTCCTGTTACGGAGTGCAGAAGTTATGCTTTCTGGTTGGCAGTACAGATACAAGTGGCGAGAACAGTCAGAAACCACTGAAAACTGGAAGTTTGGCGAACAGGATGTGAATTTTTTGTCTTGTTTTGAAGCCAATACATAACCCAGAGCTGAAAAGGTAGCCAAATGTTCCATTTTGAAGTGTTCCATCTCGCCTTCACTGAATATGTTCTTTGGCTGCCATAGGATACCATCTACGTCGTGACGAAGACAAATGGCAGGTAAAGATTCAGGGCATATTTGACCAGCAAACAACCACTGGTGTCCTCCTAAATTgacctaataaataaaattataaataaatcaatagaatcctgcttttaaaattaaataatatagggTTCAAAACAAATATGTTGATTACAAATATGTATATTGTGAACTATGCTAGGATGAAAAAATTTGACTATGGGGCAGAAAAATGCTTAACAGTTTTGTTTCAATACATAATAATTATCCTATGTGACTTCTCCTGGTCATGCAGGCAATATCCATGGAGTAACCCATTTCACAATCATGTAATACATTTTCTACATGTACCTTCAATTCATTCTCAACTGCATGTTAAGAAAGTCTTAAGACAGAACATATAGCATAATTCAACGACATGAAATcgcaaaaagtaattttagaagatttaaaTAGCTACATGGAACATAAAGTGGACTATTATCTGATTTTTGACCATGTGATCACATATAGTTATACAACTGAAGAACCGAAAGAATAAGAGGATGAAGACAGTTGTATTAAACAATACTATTAGTCTAATTGCTTAGTAAAAcagattgaaaaacaaaattttatgaattaaaaatataaggaataaagTGAATGCTTTGATTGAATTATTAGTGtcttaattagatttattaagacattaataataatattaatatattattattcatttatggtGTATCTAGCATATACATAATATTTGCATTCAGTGtgctataaataaatagttaataatatattactctcatattatcaattatttattcataaaagtgaTTTGGTatgataattattcattaaactatttatatttcacttgagagatagaaaattttattttaatattacatttgtttgaagtttattatttccttatagtCTACTATAATaagccaacgatgtgcttcgtgcacggtgttggggtggaaTGCCGTACCAAAAGTCTgctataataagtaaatatttttattagctggtaaaaaagaatttctttatgtacaaattaaccctttatttactgaattattttactatcacttctttacttttcacttttatttttgtatcatttgataaattttggtgCAGAATACCTCCAGGAACAAgggaatttttcaattaattaaaaataaaattatttaataattaaaggtttttaatttcTACCTTTAGCTGATATCTACTATTTAGCTACCTTAGTTACATTACTACATTTTAggattattagaattaaattaggatattaagaattaaaattagaaaataacattattctcactaaaataccatttaaaaatacaaaactaaaacCACCAATTATTGAAAGAAGAGCATTAAGGCATATTGCCgatattagcatttaaaatgcgTCAATTTAGTATTGTGCATGGCTAAGAGAAGTAACATAGAGCAATTACTGCACACACAAACCAAATTTTCAACTTCTCCctctttattatagaatatttttcttcctattaTTGTTTACAAGGAAATTACAGGCATCTGTAGCCATAGTAActgttttaaataacattttatgcttaacttctttacttttaaaaaaatgttcttttttcaatTTGCTCTTATGAATGCTCatatgcaaatttaattgttttacaatataaatttaaggATAACAATTCAAGCAAATAATATGGCATGAGTGTTCAGGTGATTTCTTTTAAGGATAAACATAGCAATTCAAACCTCATTCTGAGTCTATTTTCTCTAATGGCAAATGTATGATTCAATATAAGCtggtgatatatttaaaaaagcattctcTTTTTCAGAATTTAGATTGCAGATAAGCTTTCTATATACCTATTgcctctctttttttcttttttatatacaaagtatagcaatcattaaaaaactcaagacaattttgagattaaaaatgtatctttaaaacatattaatcttGATTATTAACAATCTTTAAAACATACAGGGtggtaaaaaaaaacttcccctatatatgaaaccctagtggcctatccgctcaaccaatcgaaccaaaatttgagacatggttgtttgaaggtatgcgctggagattgtgatgattatAAACAatgcagagctcacggttacggttacagtgagagaattttgaaattttcgaatggcaacacccactttttccttgcgcaaattgatcagcgtattgaaaatcCACAAATGGCGTTgaaacgattagcgtgtgacgaaaatggTGTCcataaagcatttgcaaagaagagcattataaaggactaatgataACACAGAGTGGAAAGAGAAAAAACGCTTTTATTgaaatggaaagttataattacaggttttcaacgtgttcacttTCGAAGGcaacaacgcattgcattcgggagattgtggacaaaaATGCCAAACGTAACCCTGTATTTAAACATTCCtaagtccaaaaaacacatttctgcaGTTATATTTGTTTGTCGATATCTGTCTGCTTATCCGTGAAAACAATAACTCacaaaagctttgagctagaaaaaataaatttgaaacacggacataacattaaatttgtacatttctatcaaattttgaatgaaattcattcagagaaaatctgtctggtgttttacaaataaaagcaatGACAACAAAACATAAAGCAGTACACAGATAAAAGTTGGTACACAAGTTTAGTATTAACTAATTGGGATCGTCAAGGGGTTGATCATCTATTGGTCTGGACTTTTGAatatatgtaaatgcaataactcaaacacaataaatgaaatttgtgattttgtaattaaaattgcaattctgtgtcaaattatGGTTTCAACTGGTAGGggaaaaaggcatctaaaacaCATAATCAATTTCCTGGAACATGTGTATTAACTCACACCAGTGATcaaacattcaaaaaaaaattgctaaagatCACATAGCAGATGCACACAAAAGATCACACATCAGATCTACACAAAAGAtcaacattttgtaaatattgcttGCCGAAGCCATACAATTAATACACAAGAACTGACTTTCTCTATTTAACTATGAAACATCCAACAATCATGAGTGaaattctaaatacaaaaatctgagcatttgtgGAGTTCAACAACCTTGCTCAAGGTCCTTATTTTATGCGCATTATTTATCTTGCTCTAGCaaagataatatctttattagagagtatgtaagaaagttttggggagactattCAGATTGTTCaatcttggaaataaaattattccgtcggttaaaattttcttttttctttctatcaaTTGATATATTGAATTTCTATCAATGGTAGaatgaagatttaataaaatgaattattgtgtcactataatgaatcattttcaaaCTGGATTTTCTTATGGCCAAACAACACTAtgttatgtttgtttgtttgttttgtctgAGTTATCATATTTTATTGCCCTACAACATGCATTTTATTAGCATTaacctttggaaaaaaaaagatatcattttcgaaagaaatctaATCCCAATTTGCATTGTATTAATATTcacataaaaagataaattttgtctagataaattttattttctccccatttttgttgcattttttctAAAAGGCTCTTGagacagcaaattaaaaaatatatatatattaaaccaattctaaaaatataagcataaaagcaaaaacaatatgcaaaataataaataattgactaAAACAAATcttagtattaaatttataatcacaGTTCAGAAATTATTTGTCTCTGAAAAAAGGGTTTACAAAATTAATGAGAGACGTCCAAttacaaataacataaaaataataacaacaacaaatatcaatcaaacaatattaaataaaaaaaatattttaaaaattttgtgataaaatattaataactttataataggtaaaatcaaaattttataaataaaatgtaaaaacttttaaaagaaaatgctttcaaCTTTAAAACTGAACAATATTCTTGAAACTTATGATGAAGAACACAATGCATGCactatatcttaatatatataaattacgtgtcacgttgtttgtccgcgatggactcctaaactactcaaccgattttaatgaaatttgcacaccgtgtgcagtttgatctaacttaaaagataggatagcccttttttttgaatttttaattagaattttaattattaattaaaaactaactttcccgccaaaaaaatcgtttcattttccccaccgccaatcttatcttaatatatataaattacgtgtcacgttgtttgtccgcgatggactcctaaactactcaaccgattttaatcaaatttgcacaccgtgtgcagtttgatctaacttaaaagataggatagccctttttttgaatttttaattagaattttaattattaattaaaaactaactttcccgccaaaaaaatcgtttcattttccccaccgccaaatgagtacggtttcagtttttttttccccaacagtcatgaggctaggcttaagatttttcggctgattatttaaaacgattctatttatttttttaatgtttgatgcatttaaaattaaacattgttaatgaatcgatctttcacattcattcttaagtacttttgaattaaaataaaacagaataaaggaaattaaaaatttctaatctgcatagcggtaccccaactggcgtagaaacactcacgcatttgcgttacgtttcgaatccgaatgttagaattatttatgatcctatccgaaaacgtttctcaggaataagatatcgttttccacaattattttttaatgcatacaataaatttgatacgttgcaacggataaagtatcccgatcttatgtttgaattttgtattactgtgcacggtggcaattctcagaaataagatgttttatttgaaaatgattaattacaaacgttttaacggatcactgattaatataacatactaaaattctgctttttttttaattataaagaagtttggaaaaatacttggaggtgcacacggataattattacttttcgttttgaatgaattccgattctttatttgactgtttactaagaaaaatgttgtacgtcaataacatttgttaccttcattgaattttcaattaaatgattttatttcttttgttaagcatatcgtaaaaaaggtaagtgaacgagccaataataagttcctctaatcggataataaaaaaatattaactcatttgtatgctaaatgaaatttaatcttttttatataaattattgaagatatgataataaaaaatggttacaataatcgtttcagtttttcatttctttactaataaactgcatgtacgtatcaagttacgtcagctatcatcaactcagctatcattcacttcagctacaatgcttatcattatttaataaatgtttctgaaactgatttcattttgtaaatgaattctgaattattgcaacagacaaatgtatcaatgacggaataaatctcatggcaacttcatgtgtggaatatagaactttttttttttaaatctttcctttaagctgaagAGGCCAGAAtcggtatcactgaagttagaggatttattatacatcataaagggtttatactaagaaggaaggttttaagaaggaacaaattatttgttcattatttgacagtcacaattatctgttagctccaagcgattctaacagatggcggtatctgttgactggattgagtaagtattctaacagatggcgctgtgttaaaagtaccaacgtttcacataagctacaatttaatggcataaccaccacgtgttgctgaggctaaagtataagttaaatttatttcgtagtaaacgcaatacaatgaaattcaattgttcttactttttcaatttttggtattagcatagccgaccacgtgttatttagactgaagtataaattgaattcatattatagtaaaagtaatacagtgcaattcttcttgctttttaattattagtgcttcattgttcaacaatctttaattaaaatgcatgtttaaaacaatcatccttatggcgaagtgttgaaacacttcgattggccataaacatgcgcgtacaattgcaaaatgatccatcagcacaaatattttctgaacaattactagatattgggaacggtaaaatagaactgcaaccaaatacgcaatgcattaaactgccagacaatttctgcactgttcttcagggaaaaaatgaattgattcagagtatttttccggatatacagagtaattacttgaatcataactggctcagttaTCGGGcaattttggcagccaaaaatgttgatgttgacgaaattaaccacataaccttcgattaaagattggttcacctattattctcctgcgtaatttgaatccatctcgattatgcaacggtacgcgtttagtcatcaaaaagatcaccggaaatatacttgaagctaccattttaactggaaagtttaaagaagaagcggtcctgttgccacgtgttcggatgataccatcagaatctacgatacccttcaaaaggttacagtttccaattcgtttagcttttgccatgtctataaataagtctcaaggccaaacaatgtccatttgtggtttagatttgaaaattccatgtttttttcatgggcaactatatgttgcatgttcacgtgtaggaaaaccgtcaaatctatttgagttagctaaagacaggttaaccaaaaatattgtgcactgATTAaggctaaattaaattgaaattaaaagtatttataattcaaaataataaacattaagatagttttaaatcttttattaataaacattaataaaagatttaaaactatctaccctacctacctcatttataagtttaagtgttacgtgttttttactaacaactttgtaatgtactcatttgttacaaacttgaaaacaaaaaataaagaaatttaaatttattttttttttgtattgatttttgctcaatatcaacggtagtagaaaatcaatcatggaggtccccatgtttttttttacaaatggcatctgtgtaaaaaagcatggtggtccccatgattGGCGTTATCCTACCGTtacccttgaatagtttactactatgtaatataataaaaaccttagccacagcaacgagtggccgggtctgctagttaaccaattatttttctccagtataatagaaattttaaaaatagaacaaattaaaatcttgttAAGATGACTGAATtgatttttctctaatatttccTAAaaccatgattttaaaaattaataagattaattttggTATCCAATCAAATTTTTGTAATCTGCAGAATATTTTTACTAAGCTATactaatttattacaaaagtataCCAATggatataaattaacaatttcagAATTCAGCAtcaaaaacatataaagaaaatttggcCACTTgggaaataaagtaatatataagtTCTTCTTAAAGAAAAAACAGAAAAGGGCTTTAATACATACCCTGTGAGTTTCTTGATGTTCATTACCATCAATTCTTTGAAAGAAACGCTGTTCTATAGAAGAATCACATTCTTCTAATTGTTGCAAATTAAATGGCACTTTATTACTAGGAGCAAcctgaataaaataagaaatgatgtAAATGAAAAGGCGAGCATGGAATTTCTTTTAAGAACTGGAGACATTTGATTGTTCTGacaagtttaattatttttgacatgATACTTTTCGCACATAAAAATACAGCTAAAAAGGTTTTTTTAGCCATTATGCTAAGTTAATATTATctgaataataacatttttattttaaaaatttatgcaattaatcCTTCTAACATATGAAACAATATGTATGTAAAACATACTcttgaatgaataatatttttaaacatgttttattcagtataaaattctttcaggtgatcaaataaaatacttacacatttatcaatttttaaatataatatcattaattcttttattaaattaatgattttcacaatagccattaattaattaactgcaaaatttagtttcaaaacattttcatggGAATGGACAATTAAAGCAAAGCAATGACAAATATATGCATCTAACTCAATGCTAAAAATCTGATTGCAAACTTCTCAACAAAATTACAGCAAAAACAAAAAGGTTTactttttatagcaaaaattaaaaattcattattaaagaaatgctattattagaattttaactgtgcaataaaatattaaaaatttataagaaaaatataattatatagattattCAATTAGTTTTTCAGTATCATATAACACATATTGATGTCTAGAGGGgaaaaaatcctttataaatttttaatgcggCTTTTcaggcatttaaaataaatttgtcactaattacatttttgttactatttatcaacattttattagcacttgctttaataataaataacaattcttGAACTTACACAATAAACGTATAGAATAAATGTGCTGAAATAGAGCTTTGATTTGAATCATGTCAAATGTAATTAAATGGTTAATATCCTAAATTCAAAGAGGAAGTGAATaagtcctttttaaaaaataaattgatagatATTTGAGTCAGCTGAACATATAAATGCAAATGTTtgttgagtaaaaataaaaaaacaatcctATTTATCCAATCAAGtgcaaggaaaaatatttaatttttgatatttagtaTGTCTATTCCATTTgttcaaaaactaatttaaaaaatgttagagATAGCGTTTACTTTCAATTTCtctatataaagaattatattctaaGTTGCTctattgaatcaataaatgtaattctgaaaaaattataatatttaagcattaaTATAGTCACATGGctttattagtcatatttagtataATCTATTTGACATTCTgactttttaacaaaaatgttccACATTTCTGGGACCAAAATTGACTGATTCAtgaagcatttaatttaattattctaggCTAATCAATCAAATTCAAGGAAATGCTTTGAGATGAATTGAGGCATTCTTTGAttgagtaaaaattataaaattcaaacttgtATAACTCAGTGgaattactaaatataattaatgatatcaagagatttttttttaattttttaaccagaatattttttttatcaaaacacaataaaatataattctataaatcattcagagttttttttcttttttcaattagaagTATATTCCTATCTCTTTAGATATAAATCAAGCACTGAGCCTTGATTATAAAGGATTCCATAGAGACATGATGTTTTAAGTTGCATTAATGATTCTGAATGAAtgggaaaaaaagagagaaagagaacTACCTCACTTTCCGATGTGAGGTGAGCAAGCCGTGCATGCATCTCTGCTAGGAGGGCTGGATCCATTAATTCCTCTCCTTCACTGTTTCCTTTGACTAACTCTTGCCACATCAGACCTTCTTCAGCTTTGTATAAAGTGACATCAAGCCTGGTAAAGTTaattaaaccataaaaaaataatataaaaataaatataactagtAGATGTAATAAGTATAAGATTTGAAGCAAAATTAATCTTGAAATTCAACAttatcaatttgaaatataatttcaataagcCATTGAATTCAAATAGAATCATATAATGTATTCTTCATTATCaagtctaattttttaaataattttctataataaaatggGAATAAATTGCTTTGTCAAGGCATCTATTACTTCTTACTTGCCAAGTACATAGTACAAGTTAAAGCATGCAAAGTCTATTTTTTCACTGTAAGTCAGCTTCTTTATATTAGTATAATCCTTTATCAAGGAATAATAAACTATGtcaaaatctttacaaaaacTAAACCCatgttttaagttaatattttaatttaaaggtttGTGCATTCATATTCtacaatatatgattttattcttcTGCAAgtgcctttttaaaaatatttacaatagttTATTCTTGGCAGTTTTTACTATGagttattatgatttaaatgtcAAGAGTACATTGATTGGTACAGAAGCAATATACATATTACATAACTTCACTTTTCATCTTTTACTTCAGATCTAAAACTGTTTTACCAGCAGAAACTTTATTGTATGTATACATTTgaataatgctaaaattttataaaaataccttAAGTCACAGTCAATTTTGTGTAGCActtagtaaaaaattttcttatgaaagagggaggcaaaaatgaaatattttctgaaaaattgtccaaaatttaaattgtgaataCACACTAGAAGTATTTTCAGACATGAAAAGGCTTGgaataaagttaaatttcataaaataatgaaatgtatcatACATAAACATCAAGAAGTAAGATAAGTATAAAtaactgaacaataaaatgaataaattacacaaaaaaatgcttgagatattaaaaatagtgaaggatttttacataaaagaaaattaattaatcaagaaaaataaaatttgattccaaaaacaCAGAAATACTCATTTCTGCAGAAAAATGACatgtttttgcttttgaaaatccgttatattttatcaaaattcaaatctgaaatttcaattatgaataaaaactgaaagtgtatttgaaaattcattggaAATTCATCTTTCACAATAATAAGCAacaattatatgatattaattatatattcttttaaatatcaatctaagtaatatattagaataataaacaATGGAATAACATTCATATAATTTACATCAATACATAAAAGAgcaaatcttatttttatcagAGCATCAATACTTTTCCATACAAGTTGCTATATAGAAGAACTGTATTCATGTTCTAAATGTTAAATTCGATTGATAACATACTTCTCTCCATCTAAAGTCCAAGTGCAAGCCTCATGGTCAATACAGCTAAACAATTCTCCAGAAAGAACGCATTTTCCTTGAACAAGAACTTCAATATGTCGAGGAAGGAAAGTAATCTGGAAGTctgccttttttaaattttcaggcaCACGAAAATAAACAGTGATATCGTCAGGTGACTGAAAATATGTGTATTTTGGAGGTTGTGGTTCTGTAAGGAAATGTAAATATAAGttgataatagataaaaaaaataataaaaaaatatatttcagagaatttttttaaaacaattaatttaataattaatgaattacattatgtaattaaataaggaataaataatatttaaaaatattgatgattcCTTGTTTAATTAAAGAACAATTACATTACAATGtccattgaaataattaattaataaaattaaccaatttttttcttaataatgattcaattttgcatttaatgCATTAGAACATAATTTCCTGTAAAATTACatacaatataatttcaaataactgaTTAATGaacttaagaaatttttcatttaataatgatttaatttttcatttaatgtaatggAAAACAATGATTAATACCTGGAaaataacttatgaaaatattaagatatttaaattgcaGATCGTTTAAAAAAGGAATACAGAAACTAAAAAAGATTTTCTACAGTCTCCAATACTGCTAatcaataactgaaaattaaaacttgCACAATAATCCAAGACAATTTACCAGCTACTTGAAAgttttctccaattttaaatcttttttcaaattaatttataataaaaaaaagatcaaaattgtCTACAAGcttgtttactttaaaattatgtgtataaaatatctcaaaagaaTGGCCTCCCCCTCCCGTTTTTTAATGCTCTAAagcttttacaaataataaaagtgaatgtatatgTATGTCTATCTTATTTATGGCccaaattgtaattaatatgttttatctaGCTAATGTATATTATTCACTTCAGCTAATGTAGGTTTTAATAGCTGCATGCTCTTATCCATGATCCACATAACATacagaaaatgtgtttttacaTTCTGATGACGGAATCAACAgcatattttacaagaaaatgaaGTTTCAGCTCTGCTTAAGGAAATATGCAATTGTAATACTGTATCAGTTTATTCTATTGGAAAACTTCATTGAAATAcagagtaatttaaattaaagttccactttgaagtgatcataaaaggaaaactattaGACCAaatggtaatagtttaaaggaggtcatgggaatttcttttctgacaggaaaaaaaagtttaaaaactcacCAGCAGGGGTGAGATTGCGCTgtatcaatattgttaagcaaaataggacatgaagaaaccagtttaaaatatgttaatctttctgaaacgtgttacaaagcatgttcaatgtgtgttatctcaaaagcactgtttatggtgataatctaaacaatttggcagAAATGAAAGATGCAATACA carries:
- the LOC129985292 gene encoding nudC domain-containing protein 1-like isoform X1, giving the protein MVLMDLKVNKNLLDIKFEGYKLSLDPIPVLKQPVVDGVKCAELGNEEYSYLHTRMSLLHNYLFQDPWNQNSVFYINERHRVLWSSLGEDGRLTGPRCTWDMPLDATDSQGTVTISFPGADWAVLCNGRKTLYILYTPSRSAGEPWACYHTYDIKSTSSSYLLHSVHRTTPNGLQIDCIIATVQPISELPDELSFPEISSFVSVLEWISFTCGQNNQLWATKRIRKLASSSFPEYAAIDNVGDAICVVSENDFQFYFDTEGLRNSKADEEPKEPQPPKYTYFQSPDDITVYFRVPENLKKADFQITFLPRHIEVLVQGKCVLSGELFSCIDHEACTWTLDGEKLDVTLYKAEEGLMWQELVKGNSEGEELMDPALLAEMHARLAHLTSESEVAPSNKVPFNLQQLEECDSSIEQRFFQRIDGNEHQETHRVNLGGHQWLFAGQICPESLPAICLRHDVDGILWQPKNIFSEGEMEHFKMEHLATFSALGYVLASKQDKKFTSCSPNFQFSVVSDCSRHLYLYCQPESITSALRNRKTGESIAHIAKQYVVSLEECDRMLGLRVSPECIFVLSKDILYAVKVTAK
- the LOC129985292 gene encoding nudC domain-containing protein 1-like isoform X2 translates to MDGRLTGPRCTWDMPLDATDSQGTVTISFPGADWAVLCNGRKTLYILYTPSRSAGEPWACYHTYDIKSTSSSYLLHSVHRTTPNGLQIDCIIATVQPISELPDELSFPEISSFVSVLEWISFTCGQNNQLWATKRIRKLASSSFPEYAAIDNVGDAICVVSENDFQFYFDTEGLRNSKADEEPKEPQPPKYTYFQSPDDITVYFRVPENLKKADFQITFLPRHIEVLVQGKCVLSGELFSCIDHEACTWTLDGEKLDVTLYKAEEGLMWQELVKGNSEGEELMDPALLAEMHARLAHLTSESEVAPSNKVPFNLQQLEECDSSIEQRFFQRIDGNEHQETHRVNLGGHQWLFAGQICPESLPAICLRHDVDGILWQPKNIFSEGEMEHFKMEHLATFSALGYVLASKQDKKFTSCSPNFQFSVVSDCSRHLYLYCQPESITSALRNRKTGESIAHIAKQYVVSLEECDRMLGLRVSPECIFVLSKDILYAVKVTAK